In a single window of the Cryptococcus tetragattii IND107 chromosome 1, whole genome shotgun sequence genome:
- a CDS encoding iron donor protein CyaY, translated as MIACSARGSPFLYLRTASSRAFVTSLPRQAQPPPPPPTSTLSHSEYEHVSERDMETLNESLEMFCEDFGNGNWEIEYSSGVLNLTLPPYGTYVLNKQPPNLQIWMSSPVSGPSRFEYVDGSWVHHRKEGVRLGELLSGELKEILEKSGNEEAAGGWEGVGLP; from the exons ATGATCGCTTGTTCTGCTCGAGgttctcccttcctttaTTTAAGGACAGCATCCTCGAGGGCGTTTGTCActtcccttcctcgccaAGCTCAACCTCCCCCACC ACCTCCAACATCGACGCTTTCGCATAGCGAGTACGAACATGTCTCTGAGCGGGATATGGAGACATTAAATGAAAGCCTGGAGATGTTCTGCGAAGAttttgggaatgggaacTGGGAAATTGAGTATTCT TCTGGCGTCCTCAACCTTACCCTTCCCCCATACGGCACATATGTCCTCAACAAACAGCCCCCCAACCTTCAAATCTGGATGTCGTCTCCCGTCTCCGGTCCTTCACGTTTTGAATATGTCGATGGCAGCTGGGTACATCATCGGAAAGAAGGTGTCAGACTAGGAGAATTATTGAGCGGGGAGCTGAAAGAGATCTTGGAGAAAAGTgggaatgaagaggctgcCGGGGGCTGGGAGGGTGTCGGCTTACCATAG